Part of the Streptomyces sp. NBC_00457 genome, CTCCACAGACCTACCTCGGTGCGCTCGGCGCCAATGGACTCACCGCGTACGCCGGCCTCCTCCACGCCGCGAGCCTGCACGAGGGCGACGTCGTGTGGGTCTCCGCCGCGGCCGGCGCCGTCGGCAGCCTCGCCGCGCAGATGGCGAAGATCCGCGGGCATCGTGTCATCGGCAGCGCCGGTTCCGACGAGAAGGTGCGCTACCTCCTGGAGGAGCTCGGCCTGGACGCCGCGTTCAACTACAGGCGCGGAACGCTCCCCGACCTCCTGCGCCAGGCGGCTCCGGACGGCATAGACGTGTACTTCGACAACGTCGGCGGCGACCATCTCGAGACCGCCCTCGGAGCACTGCGGAGGTCCGGCCGCGTCGCGATCTGCGGCATGGTCTCGGAGTACGCGGCTGAGGAGTCGCCACACGGGCCCGCGAACCTCATGTTGGCGGTGACCAAGGGCCTGACGATTCGCGGCTTCCGAGGCAGCGACCACACCCGCTTACTGCCCGAGATGCAACGGCACATGGGCGCGTGGGTCCGCGAGGGCCGCATCCGCTGCCGCGAAACGATCATCGACGGGCTGCGGCAGGCGCCGGTGGCGCTGGCGGGACTGCTGCGGGGCGACAACACCGGTAAGACACTGGTGCGGATCGAGGGCACCTCGCGCCTCAACTGAATTGAAATAAGTACAACAGACGCCACGGGGCGGTGGCCCGGCCGTACGCCGGGCCACCGCCCCGCACTCTGCAGACAGACTGGCCACCGAGGGGCGACCGGCATGGAACACACCCCCGAGCCACCCTTGAACCACCCTTTCGTCGCATGGCTGCGCATTCTATTGCCTAACCTAGTTCAGTTTGGTAATTTCACGAAATCTTGGCGATCCGGTCACCGTCCAGCGCAAAGTTCTCTCGCTTGTGCGCCGGTTCGGCCGGGAGCCGGTTTCACATAAGGGAGCCGAGAATGAGATCAGATCCGCAACGGCGCGGGGCTTTGCTCATCCTGCTGTCGATCACCACACTGCTGGCCGCCGGGTGCGGCGGCGGCAACGACAACAACGCCGAGTCCAAGGTCGTGCCCGCGTCGGCGGGCATGGACGCACTGGTCGCAGCGGCGAAGAAAGAAGGACAGATCACTGTCTACTCGGCCCAGGATCTGACCGCCCTCAACAACCTCGCAAAGGCCTTCGAGGCCAAGTACCCGGGGATCGACGTCAAGACCGTCCGGGGCGTCGACGGTGACCTCGGCGTGAAGGTCGAGACGGAGTTCAACACCGGCAAGGGCATCGCCGACATGTATGTCAGCGCGAGTCTGTCGTGGGTGAAGCCGCAGGCCGAGGCCAAGCGGTTCCTGGCGCCGACCGGTCCCGAACTGACCGGCAAGGGCGACTATGACGCCAAGCAGTACGTCCACGACGGCAACTACTTCGAGACCAACTCCGCGGTGCTCACGTTCGGCTGGAACTCCAAGCTCTACTCCAAGGGGCTGACCGACTACCCGGACCTGCTCGACCCCTCGCTCGCAGGCGGAAAGATCGGCGTCATCGAGCCGACCGCCCCCTCGATCGTCGACTTCTACCTGTGGCTGGAGGAGACGTACGGCGCCGACTTCGTGGAGAAGCTGGCCGCCCAGAAACCGCGCATCTACCCCAGCTCTCTGCCCATGGGTGAGGCCCTGCAGTCCGGCGAGATCGCCGCCGGCAGCTTCATAGCGCCGATCGCGCTGGAGCCCGCGAAGAAGAAGGGTGCGCCGGTCGACTACCGCATGCCGCCGGACGGCGCGTGGGGTGCCCGGTACTACGGCATGGTGCTGGAGAGCGCCCCGCACCCCAACGCCGGCCAGTTGTTCGCCGACTTCATGGTGACCGCCAAGGGGCAGGAGCTGATCACGCCGTCCGCGGGCTCGGTGCT contains:
- a CDS encoding NADP-dependent oxidoreductase, which translates into the protein MRPRAGSGHTSRRGATRIGREVRPIAYPRGEVRASDFRVVEVEVRQPRPGEVLVRNTWTSVDAALRLRLRETAPAGYFPAFPLEGPMDGIMTVGEVVESRADGFAPGDTVWHAAGWRDYAVVEAEKQALGGVGTLTKLDVHAAPPQTYLGALGANGLTAYAGLLHAASLHEGDVVWVSAAAGAVGSLAAQMAKIRGHRVIGSAGSDEKVRYLLEELGLDAAFNYRRGTLPDLLRQAAPDGIDVYFDNVGGDHLETALGALRRSGRVAICGMVSEYAAEESPHGPANLMLAVTKGLTIRGFRGSDHTRLLPEMQRHMGAWVREGRIRCRETIIDGLRQAPVALAGLLRGDNTGKTLVRIEGTSRLN
- a CDS encoding ABC transporter substrate-binding protein, producing MRSDPQRRGALLILLSITTLLAAGCGGGNDNNAESKVVPASAGMDALVAAAKKEGQITVYSAQDLTALNNLAKAFEAKYPGIDVKTVRGVDGDLGVKVETEFNTGKGIADMYVSASLSWVKPQAEAKRFLAPTGPELTGKGDYDAKQYVHDGNYFETNSAVLTFGWNSKLYSKGLTDYPDLLDPSLAGGKIGVIEPTAPSIVDFYLWLEETYGADFVEKLAAQKPRIYPSSLPMGEALQSGEIAAGSFIAPIALEPAKKKGAPVDYRMPPDGAWGARYYGMVLESAPHPNAGQLFADFMVTAKGQELITPSAGSVLPKVPGTVITNDKVRVQDPAKLTPDAVAAYQKKWKSLFQ